A genome region from Ammoniphilus oxalaticus includes the following:
- a CDS encoding HD domain-containing protein, whose protein sequence is MQTDTFITPLLLDEEKVFKDPVHRYVHVRYKVIWDLINSMEFQRLRRIRQLGTTHYTFHGAEHSRLNHSLGVYEVMRRMVSKLDLSEEEILLCLCSALLHDIGHGPFSHSFEKVFKTDHEQWTQRMIEGDTEVNEILRGISDDFPKKVSEVIGKTHPNQMIVSLITSQFDADRMDYLLRDAYYTGVNYGTFDMERILRLLRIVDDQVVIKHSGMHAIEDYLVSRYQMYWQVYFHPVTRSAEVILRKIFQRAKHLYQQQYAFLTDPVPMIPFFEEREVSIDQYLAFDESTLLYYIQQWCQEEDPIFADLCQRFLHRRLFKYVEFDPQQDYRTWTELQNLFREHGLDPDYYLEVDSPSDLPYDFYRIGQEEGEMMPILLEMPDGSLQELSTQSIIVKSITGKRRFDHKLYYPDDLISDEIRSRLGGK, encoded by the coding sequence TTGCAAACGGACACATTCATAACTCCTCTTTTATTAGATGAAGAAAAAGTGTTTAAAGATCCCGTGCATCGGTATGTCCATGTGCGTTATAAGGTAATTTGGGATTTGATCAATTCGATGGAGTTTCAGCGGTTGCGACGGATTAGGCAGTTGGGCACGACGCATTATACGTTTCATGGCGCGGAACATAGTCGGCTGAATCACTCGCTTGGCGTGTATGAAGTGATGCGGAGGATGGTGTCCAAGCTGGATCTATCGGAGGAAGAGATTCTGCTTTGTCTTTGCTCGGCGTTGCTTCATGATATCGGTCATGGTCCATTTTCGCATTCGTTTGAAAAGGTTTTTAAGACGGATCACGAGCAGTGGACACAGCGAATGATTGAAGGCGATACGGAAGTGAATGAAATTTTGCGTGGGATTTCGGACGATTTTCCAAAAAAGGTGTCTGAAGTGATCGGCAAGACACACCCCAATCAGATGATTGTCAGTCTAATCACGAGTCAATTTGACGCCGATCGGATGGATTATTTGCTTCGCGACGCGTATTACACGGGGGTCAATTACGGCACCTTTGATATGGAGCGGATTTTGCGTCTGCTACGGATTGTCGATGACCAAGTTGTGATCAAACATAGCGGAATGCACGCGATTGAAGATTACCTCGTTTCACGCTATCAAATGTATTGGCAAGTGTACTTTCATCCGGTCACGCGGAGCGCGGAGGTCATTTTGCGTAAGATTTTTCAGCGAGCCAAACATCTTTATCAACAGCAATATGCTTTTTTAACCGATCCAGTCCCGATGATCCCCTTTTTTGAAGAGCGGGAAGTGAGTATTGACCAGTACTTGGCGTTTGATGAATCGACATTATTGTATTATATTCAACAATGGTGCCAAGAAGAGGATCCGATTTTTGCTGATTTGTGTCAACGCTTTTTGCACCGTCGGTTATTTAAATACGTTGAATTTGATCCGCAGCAGGATTATCGGACGTGGACCGAATTACAAAATTTGTTTCGCGAACATGGTCTTGATCCCGATTATTATTTAGAAGTAGACTCGCCTTCAGATTTGCCCTATGATTTTTATCGCATTGGACAAGAAGAGGGGGAGATGATGCCGATCTTGCTGGAAATGCCAGACGGGTCGTTACAGGAATTGTCAACACAATCGATCATTGTCAAATCGATCACGGGGAAGCGGCGGTTTGACCATAAGTTGTATTATCCAGATGATCTCATTTCGGATGAGATCCGCAGTCGTTTAGGGGGGAAATAA
- a CDS encoding DUF3231 family protein, which produces MDIINPMDVIKPIHLSAKELDESQPLTSVEMGKLWVTYMGNNMSIKILSYFLEHCEDKHIRTLLENGLALSEDFTQRTKVFFNENNFPIPFGFSETDVNLGAPRLMEDELYAHYLKHAAKAGLSLYAIAIPLVMREDIREFFVYCNQCTTILLGQINNVLFHKHFISEPPIIPTPEKADFINKQNFLNGWFGDVRPLHAMEIVHLYDNIEDNATSKALLLAFYQTAEDEKIKALFKRGIEITDKAVRRLTEKLHLENLQTPSYLDHLVTTSNYPPFSDKIMLQQKFDMFSMKIRSIGNSMALNGRRDLSALYTRTLADIGLFIDDAANILIDKGWLESPPKAFDRS; this is translated from the coding sequence ATGGATATTATAAACCCGATGGACGTAATAAAGCCGATTCACCTAAGCGCAAAAGAGCTAGATGAATCCCAACCTTTAACAAGTGTTGAAATGGGTAAACTCTGGGTTACTTATATGGGGAACAATATGTCGATTAAAATTCTGTCCTATTTTCTAGAACATTGCGAGGATAAACATATTAGGACTTTATTAGAAAATGGACTGGCTTTAAGCGAAGATTTCACGCAAAGAACCAAAGTCTTTTTTAACGAGAATAACTTTCCAATCCCTTTTGGATTTTCAGAAACTGACGTAAACCTCGGCGCCCCGCGCCTAATGGAAGATGAACTATATGCGCATTATTTGAAGCACGCGGCAAAAGCGGGGCTTAGCCTCTATGCAATCGCCATTCCATTGGTCATGAGGGAAGATATCAGAGAATTTTTCGTTTACTGTAATCAATGCACAACGATCCTGCTGGGTCAAATTAACAATGTCTTATTTCACAAACATTTTATTTCGGAACCTCCCATTATTCCAACACCTGAAAAGGCGGATTTTATTAATAAACAAAACTTTTTAAATGGTTGGTTTGGAGACGTTCGACCTTTACATGCCATGGAGATTGTTCACCTTTATGATAACATTGAAGATAATGCAACAAGTAAAGCCTTGTTATTGGCGTTTTACCAAACAGCCGAGGACGAAAAAATAAAGGCGTTGTTTAAAAGAGGGATCGAAATAACGGATAAAGCGGTGAGGCGGTTGACTGAAAAGCTTCATCTAGAAAACTTGCAAACGCCGTCTTACTTAGATCATTTAGTTACTACATCGAACTATCCCCCTTTTTCCGACAAAATTATGTTACAGCAAAAGTTTGACATGTTCTCCATGAAAATTAGATCAATAGGGAACTCAATGGCTTTAAACGGACGAAGAGATCTCAGCGCATTGTATACAAGGACGTTGGCTGATATCGGTTTATTCATAGATGACGCCGCGAACATTTTAATTGACAAAGGATGGCTAGAGTCACCCCCAAAAGCATTTGATAGGAGCTGA
- a CDS encoding DUF3189 family protein encodes MIYIYDDYAGTHSTALAAAYHLNKLPKDRQPTKEEILNVDYFNKLTAADMGKLFFHGVDEDGNSVYSIGRKRSKLVAPALKNLSLLFQDKYQIREKVIISNTSPTVPFAMTIGGLLSRGLKIDSIGVPLLVIGAKQAAKDIIRLVEHTKQTGKSTNANVVVLDNKTFT; translated from the coding sequence GTGATTTATATTTATGATGATTATGCTGGAACACATAGTACGGCTCTCGCGGCGGCTTATCATTTGAATAAACTTCCGAAAGATCGACAGCCAACGAAAGAAGAAATATTAAATGTCGACTATTTTAATAAATTAACCGCCGCCGATATGGGAAAATTATTTTTTCATGGGGTAGATGAGGATGGAAACTCAGTCTACTCAATAGGGCGAAAGAGATCGAAGCTAGTGGCGCCTGCCTTAAAAAATCTAAGTTTACTGTTCCAAGATAAATATCAGATCCGTGAGAAAGTCATCATCTCGAACACATCGCCAACGGTTCCTTTTGCCATGACAATCGGGGGGCTATTGTCCAGGGGATTAAAAATTGATTCTATCGGCGTTCCGCTACTCGTTATAGGCGCTAAGCAAGCCGCCAAAGATATTATTCGATTGGTTGAGCATACAAAACAAACAGGCAAATCAACCAATGCAAATGTAGTTGTATTAGATAATAAAACATTTACATAG
- a CDS encoding carboxymuconolactone decarboxylase family protein, which yields MAEDRYQKGLEKIKELTSADDENPTGFMDIGERFADIAPDLTKYVVEFAFGDIYARPGLDNKQKVLTTITALVAQGKPQIEMHIKTGLSVGLTPNEIVGCIMHLIPYTGFPSVLNALTAAKKVFAEQGVSVTPTEES from the coding sequence TTGGCAGAAGATCGTTATCAAAAAGGGTTAGAAAAAATAAAGGAGCTCACATCAGCAGACGATGAAAATCCAACTGGGTTTATGGATATTGGCGAACGTTTCGCGGATATCGCGCCTGATTTAACGAAGTATGTGGTTGAATTTGCTTTTGGCGATATATACGCGCGTCCAGGATTGGATAACAAGCAAAAAGTGCTTACAACCATTACCGCTCTTGTGGCGCAAGGAAAGCCGCAAATTGAAATGCATATCAAAACAGGCTTGTCTGTTGGTTTGACACCAAACGAAATTGTCGGATGTATCATGCATCTGATCCCATACACGGGGTTCCCAAGTGTGCTTAACGCCTTAACCGCCGCTAAAAAGGTGTTTGCGGAACAAGGTGTATCTGTCACACCGACTGAAGAATCATAG
- the speE gene encoding spermidine synthase — protein sequence MAGFWFTEKQTDHFGITMRVNQTLHTEQTDFQKLDMVETEEFGNMLLLDGMVMTTQVDEFVYHEMVAHPILNTHPNPEAVLVVGGGDGGVLREIMKHDKVEKAVLVDIDGKVIEYSKKYLPEIACELDNPRVEVKVDDGFMHIINSKDMYDVIMVDSTEPVGPAAPLFERGFYQGIYEALKEDGMFVAQTDNPWFKADLIQKVSRDVREIFPVTRTYIANIPTYPSGMWTFTLGSKKYDPLAVKVEEIPDLPTKYYSPELHHACFVLPKFVKALVE from the coding sequence ATGGCGGGATTTTGGTTTACGGAAAAGCAAACCGATCATTTTGGAATTACGATGCGGGTCAACCAGACTTTACATACTGAACAGACGGACTTTCAAAAGTTGGACATGGTTGAAACGGAAGAGTTTGGCAATATGTTGCTGCTTGATGGCATGGTGATGACGACGCAAGTGGATGAATTTGTGTATCACGAGATGGTTGCTCACCCGATTTTGAACACACACCCTAATCCAGAAGCGGTGCTTGTCGTTGGCGGCGGGGATGGGGGTGTCCTCCGCGAAATTATGAAGCATGACAAAGTGGAAAAAGCGGTGCTCGTCGATATCGATGGCAAAGTGATCGAGTATTCAAAAAAATATTTACCGGAAATCGCTTGCGAACTCGATAATCCGCGTGTTGAAGTGAAAGTCGATGATGGATTCATGCACATTATCAATAGTAAAGATATGTACGATGTGATTATGGTCGATTCAACCGAACCGGTTGGACCTGCCGCGCCGTTGTTTGAACGCGGATTTTATCAGGGGATTTACGAAGCGTTAAAAGAGGATGGAATGTTTGTCGCCCAGACAGATAATCCTTGGTTTAAAGCAGATCTGATTCAAAAAGTGAGTCGCGATGTGCGCGAGATTTTCCCAGTTACGCGAACGTACATTGCCAATATCCCGACCTATCCGTCTGGGATGTGGACATTTACGCTTGGCTCTAAGAAATATGATCCGCTTGCGGTGAAAGTCGAAGAAATTCCAGACCTACCGACGAAATATTATTCACCTGAACTGCACCATGCTTGTTTTGTGTTGCCGAAGTTCGTAAAGGCGCTCGTTGAATAG
- a CDS encoding transglycosylase domain-containing protein, with amino-acid sequence MEVNSMVPLQKFLRFTRKFFFFGFVVSVIGSLLIGLLILYLRSQPLPPSDIEQTTSIYAEDGQLIDRLFGGQNRTVVELEQIPDHLKQATIAIEDRHFYNHLGFDFKRLGKAVLVDLQHMAKVQGASTISQQLARNLYLTLDKTWERKIKEAILTVQLELNYSKDQLLDLYLNQIYYGHAAYGAQAAAQTYFGKDVSELSLAESAMLAGVPKGPGIYSPYLHLENAKSRQRSVLNAMVEQEYITKEEADLAYAEEIKLVGLVPASEKVIAPYFRDYITQVAKKKYGLSDDQLVHGGLKIYTTLDPVMQQKAEETVAKHIPEDRPLQAALVAMDPQTGAIRAMVGGRDYKESQYNRVFAKRQPGSSFKPFVYLAALENGFTPMTEFKSEPTVFTYGNGQQYTPKNYGNSYANDYITLRTAIAKSDNIYAVKTNMHLGPEQVVETANRIGIHSELQALPSLALGTIPVSPMEMAVGYSTIAAQGEKVEPIAIWKIVDQDGNVLAEEKPKKTRVAEAVPTFLLTDLMLSVFEDGGTGYRVAEQLQRPVAGKTGTTDYDAWLVGFTPQLTLSVWMGYDEGTKMDPVDDSRLTVPLWADFMEQALTDQPPLLFPTPEGVQSVYIDTQNEKLASAHCPTQELVYFAAGTEPLEYCTEHGPADPPAKSPGEGEKKKPFWKRIFNR; translated from the coding sequence TTGGAAGTGAACAGCATGGTCCCATTGCAAAAATTTCTTCGCTTTACGAGAAAGTTTTTCTTTTTCGGCTTTGTCGTTTCGGTGATTGGCTCGCTGCTGATCGGCCTGCTCATCCTTTACTTGCGATCTCAACCGTTGCCCCCGTCTGACATTGAACAAACGACTTCCATCTACGCCGAGGACGGACAATTGATCGATCGACTGTTCGGCGGGCAAAATCGCACGGTGGTCGAGCTGGAGCAAATCCCCGATCATCTCAAACAAGCAACGATTGCGATTGAAGATCGACACTTTTACAATCATCTCGGTTTTGACTTTAAGCGGTTAGGCAAAGCGGTTTTAGTCGATTTGCAACATATGGCGAAAGTGCAAGGCGCCAGTACGATTAGTCAACAGCTTGCCCGCAATTTGTATTTGACGTTAGATAAAACGTGGGAGCGTAAAATTAAAGAGGCGATCTTGACCGTCCAGTTGGAATTAAACTATTCAAAAGATCAATTACTCGACCTCTACCTTAATCAGATTTATTATGGACACGCGGCCTATGGAGCCCAAGCTGCCGCCCAAACCTACTTTGGAAAAGATGTTTCGGAATTATCGCTTGCCGAATCAGCCATGCTTGCGGGCGTGCCAAAAGGACCTGGTATTTATTCTCCTTACTTACATCTAGAAAACGCCAAAAGCCGTCAGCGTTCTGTGTTAAACGCGATGGTTGAGCAGGAATATATTACGAAGGAAGAAGCAGATCTTGCCTATGCTGAGGAAATCAAGTTGGTTGGACTCGTCCCCGCCTCGGAAAAGGTAATCGCCCCATATTTTCGCGATTACATTACCCAAGTGGCTAAAAAGAAATATGGATTATCAGACGATCAACTCGTCCACGGCGGCCTCAAGATTTACACCACATTAGACCCTGTCATGCAGCAAAAAGCGGAAGAAACGGTAGCGAAGCACATTCCAGAGGATCGACCGTTGCAAGCGGCGCTTGTGGCGATGGACCCGCAGACGGGGGCCATTCGAGCGATGGTAGGCGGTCGGGATTATAAGGAGAGTCAATATAACCGCGTATTCGCCAAACGACAACCCGGTTCTTCCTTTAAACCGTTTGTTTACCTAGCTGCGCTTGAAAATGGGTTTACGCCGATGACCGAATTCAAAAGCGAGCCGACTGTGTTTACCTATGGCAATGGCCAGCAATACACACCTAAAAACTACGGTAATTCTTACGCGAATGATTACATTACGCTGCGGACGGCAATCGCTAAATCCGATAATATTTATGCGGTAAAAACAAACATGCATCTCGGTCCTGAACAGGTCGTTGAAACCGCAAATCGGATCGGGATCCACTCCGAGCTTCAAGCGTTGCCATCACTCGCATTAGGAACGATTCCCGTTTCACCGATGGAAATGGCTGTTGGATATTCAACCATCGCCGCCCAAGGGGAAAAAGTGGAGCCCATCGCCATCTGGAAAATTGTTGACCAAGACGGCAACGTGTTAGCTGAGGAAAAGCCGAAAAAGACACGCGTCGCTGAAGCGGTTCCGACATTTCTTTTGACCGACCTGATGCTGTCTGTATTTGAAGACGGCGGAACTGGGTATCGCGTGGCGGAGCAACTGCAACGACCTGTCGCGGGCAAAACAGGCACGACCGATTACGACGCTTGGTTGGTCGGGTTTACGCCACAACTCACTTTATCGGTCTGGATGGGCTACGATGAAGGTACAAAAATGGATCCTGTTGATGATTCCCGCCTCACCGTGCCGCTTTGGGCTGATTTTATGGAACAAGCGTTAACGGATCAGCCGCCGCTATTGTTCCCTACGCCAGAAGGCGTACAGTCGGTCTACATTGATACGCAAAATGAAAAGCTAGCAAGCGCCCATTGTCCGACGCAAGAACTCGTTTATTTTGCGGCTGGAACGGAACCGTTGGAATATTGTACAGAACACGGACCCGCTGATCCACCAGCTAAGTCGCCTGGTGAAGGAGAAAAGAAGAAACCATTCTGGAAGCGAATTTTTAATCGATAG
- a CDS encoding YwgA family protein encodes MLQEHAKVLQLIKQAGEIVGRKKLQKIVYITQKLQFELNQRFQFHFFGPYSEELSLEIEELGELGFLQEKLEDKGNYRVYRYRITDKGEDFLAHVPAEVGNVTPIVNKLNRSTARFLELVSTVFYFEQLSRSEVEEKVFTLKAKSNYTTDEISEAYRWIEQLKTLSADCVR; translated from the coding sequence TTGTTGCAGGAACATGCCAAAGTGTTGCAACTGATTAAGCAAGCGGGGGAAATTGTCGGTCGAAAAAAATTGCAAAAGATCGTTTACATAACGCAAAAACTCCAGTTCGAACTAAATCAACGGTTTCAATTTCACTTTTTCGGACCGTACTCAGAGGAGTTAAGCCTTGAAATAGAGGAGTTAGGCGAACTGGGCTTTCTCCAGGAGAAGTTGGAGGATAAAGGGAACTATCGCGTGTATCGGTACCGGATTACAGATAAAGGCGAAGATTTTTTAGCGCATGTGCCCGCAGAGGTGGGGAACGTGACGCCGATCGTGAATAAACTGAATCGATCGACGGCAAGGTTTTTGGAGTTAGTGTCAACTGTATTTTATTTCGAACAATTGAGTCGTTCTGAAGTGGAAGAAAAAGTATTTACATTGAAGGCCAAGTCTAATTACACGACCGATGAAATTAGTGAGGCCTATCGGTGGATTGAGCAGCTTAAAACGCTTTCGGCTGATTGCGTTAGATAA
- the argS gene encoding arginine--tRNA ligase — translation MNIVEKVKATIVEEIKQAAIEAGLAESGQIPNFVLEIPKEKAHGDYATNIAMQLTKIARKPPRQIAEAIIERFRAGQAHVAKVEIAGPGFINFYMDHSYITDIIPQVIEAGDRYGTTTDGQNEKIQVEFVSANPTGSLHLGHARGAAVGDALCNVLAMAGYDVSREYYINDAGNQIANLAYSIEARYKQALGMDAEMPEDGYHGEDIIEFGQQLAAEAGDRYIHMEESERFEFFREYGLEKELEKLKQDLKDFGVEFDVWFSETSLYEKGEVVEIVDKLRGRGYVYDEEGATWLRSTDFGDDKNRVLIKNDGSYTYLTPDIAYHQDKFARGFTKLINIWGADHHGYIPRMKAAMQALGYAADQLEVIINQMVNLYQGGERVRMSKRTGKAVTMRELMEEVGTDAVRYFFTMRSSDAHLDFDMDLAVSKSNENPVFYVQYAHARICSIFRRADEEGLSWKREAADLSLLISEKEVELLQKVGQFPEEISLAAEHYAPHRIVRYVHELATIFHSFYNAAPVITEDVELSKARLNLLQAVQITTQNALRVIGVSAPEKM, via the coding sequence ATGAATATAGTAGAAAAAGTTAAGGCGACTATCGTCGAAGAGATCAAACAGGCGGCGATCGAAGCGGGTCTGGCGGAATCGGGCCAAATTCCAAACTTTGTGCTGGAAATTCCAAAAGAAAAAGCGCATGGTGACTACGCGACGAACATTGCGATGCAATTAACCAAAATCGCGAGAAAGCCGCCTCGTCAAATTGCGGAAGCGATTATTGAACGGTTTCGGGCTGGACAGGCTCATGTTGCAAAAGTGGAAATCGCAGGTCCCGGTTTTATTAACTTTTATATGGATCATTCTTATATAACAGATATTATTCCGCAGGTGATCGAAGCAGGCGATCGCTATGGGACGACGACCGACGGACAAAACGAAAAAATTCAAGTCGAGTTTGTCAGCGCGAATCCAACAGGGAGCCTTCATTTAGGACATGCCCGCGGGGCTGCCGTAGGAGATGCGTTGTGTAATGTATTGGCGATGGCCGGTTATGATGTCAGCCGCGAATACTACATTAATGACGCCGGTAATCAAATCGCTAACCTTGCTTATTCGATTGAAGCGAGATACAAGCAAGCGTTAGGGATGGACGCTGAGATGCCAGAAGATGGGTACCATGGTGAGGACATTATCGAATTTGGTCAACAGTTAGCGGCCGAAGCAGGCGATCGCTATATTCATATGGAAGAGTCCGAGCGTTTTGAGTTCTTCCGGGAATACGGGTTGGAAAAAGAATTAGAAAAACTAAAGCAAGATTTAAAAGATTTTGGGGTTGAGTTCGATGTTTGGTTCAGCGAAACCTCGCTCTATGAAAAAGGGGAAGTCGTTGAAATTGTGGACAAGCTGCGCGGACGCGGTTACGTTTACGATGAAGAAGGCGCGACTTGGTTGCGATCAACTGATTTTGGCGACGATAAAAATCGCGTCCTGATTAAAAATGACGGAAGTTATACGTACTTAACGCCAGACATCGCTTATCACCAGGATAAATTCGCGCGCGGGTTCACGAAGTTGATCAATATCTGGGGGGCGGATCATCACGGCTACATTCCGCGGATGAAGGCGGCGATGCAAGCGCTCGGGTATGCAGCGGATCAACTTGAGGTTATCATTAACCAGATGGTTAACTTGTATCAAGGCGGTGAACGGGTCCGCATGTCGAAGCGAACGGGGAAAGCGGTAACGATGCGCGAATTAATGGAAGAAGTCGGCACCGATGCTGTGCGTTACTTTTTCACGATGAGAAGCTCAGATGCCCATCTTGATTTTGACATGGACCTTGCGGTTTCCAAATCGAATGAAAACCCTGTTTTCTATGTTCAATATGCCCACGCTCGTATTTGTAGTATTTTTCGAAGAGCCGACGAAGAGGGGTTGAGCTGGAAACGAGAGGCGGCAGACTTGAGTTTGCTCATTTCGGAAAAAGAAGTCGAGTTGTTGCAAAAAGTCGGTCAGTTTCCAGAGGAAATTTCGCTTGCTGCCGAACATTATGCGCCGCATCGCATCGTTCGCTACGTTCATGAATTGGCGACGATCTTCCATAGCTTTTACAATGCGGCCCCCGTCATCACGGAAGATGTGGAGCTAAGCAAAGCGCGCTTGAACCTATTGCAAGCAGTCCAAATTACAACGCAAAACGCATTGCGCGTGATAGGCGTCAGCGCCCCCGAAAAGATGTAA
- the speB gene encoding agmatinase, which yields MKFDEAYSGNIFIGAQQDYERAQVVIYGMPMDYTVSFRPGSRFGPRRIREVSIGLEEYSPYVDRELDEINYYDAGDIPLAFGNVSRALEQIQEFVGQTLTDGKFPLGLGGEHLVSWPIIQEMYKKYPDLVILHFDAHTDLRDDYEGEPLSHATPIKKACDLIGGKNVYSFGIRSGTKEEFEWAKKHMNLFKFDVLAPLQKVLPTLGNRPVYLTVDIDVLDPSAAPGTGTLEAGGITSKELLASIHAIGESGINVVGCDLVEVAPVYDPSEQTQIVASKIVREMLLSFIK from the coding sequence ATGAAATTTGATGAAGCTTATTCAGGAAATATTTTTATCGGAGCGCAACAAGATTATGAACGGGCGCAAGTCGTGATTTATGGAATGCCCATGGATTATACGGTGAGCTTCCGTCCCGGTTCTCGTTTTGGTCCCCGACGGATTCGCGAAGTGTCGATCGGATTGGAAGAGTATAGCCCGTATGTGGACCGCGAACTGGATGAAATCAATTATTATGACGCGGGCGATATTCCGTTAGCGTTCGGGAATGTATCGAGGGCGTTAGAACAGATTCAAGAGTTTGTCGGGCAAACGCTCACTGACGGGAAATTTCCGCTTGGATTGGGTGGCGAACACCTCGTTTCGTGGCCGATCATTCAAGAAATGTACAAAAAGTATCCCGACCTCGTCATTTTGCACTTCGATGCCCACACCGATTTGCGCGACGATTATGAAGGGGAACCACTGTCCCATGCGACACCAATCAAAAAGGCGTGCGATTTAATCGGCGGTAAAAATGTGTATTCATTCGGAATTCGCTCGGGCACGAAAGAAGAGTTTGAATGGGCGAAGAAACATATGAACTTGTTTAAGTTTGACGTGTTGGCGCCGTTGCAAAAAGTGTTGCCAACGCTTGGGAACAGGCCTGTCTATTTAACGGTCGATATTGATGTGTTGGACCCATCAGCGGCGCCGGGCACAGGCACATTGGAAGCGGGAGGTATTACTTCGAAGGAATTACTCGCTTCGATCCATGCAATTGGGGAGTCGGGCATCAACGTGGTTGGCTGCGATCTCGTCGAAGTCGCCCCGGTGTATGACCCGAGCGAGCAAACGCAAATCGTCGCTTCCAAAATCGTCCGCGAAATGTTGCTGAGTTTTATTAAGTAA
- a CDS encoding YwhD family protein: MLKNNKNKGMDLNIISKTNTHGGFGAGMINLSNMSAVIIDGEEAYIDIGALHAKSKIERGIKFLPQKDEVPNGRKCWIVWAAADRNENGPYYAGLTACEMLVDPEARRGWKILADHVNKMDAAMKRRYMLDELNDQEKATLRHMLEQHNVEMWANSPEELKNALT, encoded by the coding sequence ATGTTGAAAAACAATAAAAATAAAGGCATGGATTTAAATATTATTAGCAAAACGAATACACATGGCGGTTTTGGAGCCGGGATGATCAATTTGAGCAATATGTCCGCGGTGATTATTGATGGGGAAGAGGCTTATATCGATATTGGCGCGCTACACGCGAAAAGCAAGATCGAACGCGGCATTAAGTTTTTACCGCAAAAAGATGAAGTGCCGAACGGGCGAAAATGCTGGATCGTCTGGGCAGCCGCTGATCGCAATGAAAACGGACCTTACTATGCGGGCCTGACCGCTTGTGAAATGCTCGTTGACCCAGAAGCGCGCCGCGGGTGGAAAATACTTGCTGACCACGTCAACAAAATGGATGCCGCGATGAAGCGTCGTTATATGTTGGATGAGCTAAATGATCAGGAAAAAGCGACGTTGCGTCACATGTTGGAGCAGCATAACGTGGAAATGTGGGCCAATTCGCCTGAAGAATTGAAAAATGCATTAACTTAA
- a CDS encoding DUF1934 domain-containing protein, translated as MKQVKINIQTNMRQQGQSLEQICQGKFFARAEGWNLVYQEDLGDNQKVSTTVKLQNGMATITRTGAVRMRQEFKPGQTTKGNYQSPYGLMQMETKTDEIRWEDRQFFLSYRLKLNGDDMGRYEVTMEMEDYDEYSRKS; from the coding sequence ATGAAACAAGTGAAAATAAATATACAAACGAATATGAGGCAACAAGGGCAGTCGCTCGAACAAATTTGCCAGGGGAAATTTTTCGCTAGAGCCGAAGGATGGAACTTGGTGTACCAGGAAGATTTGGGCGATAATCAAAAAGTGTCGACAACGGTGAAACTGCAAAACGGCATGGCGACGATCACCCGAACGGGAGCTGTGCGGATGCGCCAGGAATTTAAGCCGGGTCAGACGACGAAGGGGAATTATCAAAGCCCATATGGGCTGATGCAGATGGAAACGAAAACGGATGAAATTCGCTGGGAAGACCGGCAGTTTTTTCTTAGCTACCGTTTAAAGTTAAATGGTGATGATATGGGCCGCTATGAGGTCACGATGGAAATGGAGGATTACGATGAATATAGTAGAAAAAGTTAA